The nucleotide window gttattttttttttctttgacaagtttttaaaatttatatatttaaattgacATACAATAAATATCTTGATAGAATTTAGATCTAGGGTTTCATAGGTTATGAGTTTTGAAGATTTAaccatgtttaaaatatttgtccgggtttgcttggtttttacaaatattttcaatttcacaacatataattttttttatctttaaaatttcataCTTGTTCTCTTTgggttttttctatcaaattttattcttatttttttttgttatttttacaagtttttttattaatattttttgatcggtctcatccttcaaaattaaattacttgaGAATTATACTTCTCGATTGaatttggatcaatttttttttaacctatcgctttttttttacatgaaaaatgagGGAGCTGCATGTCTAGTTTAATCGTACAATTATAAAAGAACAGAAACTTGGATCTATCTatggccatgtttgtttcctggaaagtggtttcccgaaaactactttccaaactttcctgtgtttgtttgccattaggaaagttggtcaatgaaaaacactttccggtcaaagaaaaatttggcttggtttctaggaaagtgttttcctgaaaaatttaggcggaaaacactttctggaagttgtgaaaaatttagaaatgtcatattattagctgattatatcaaatttggtcctcaaacttttgattgctatatatatatattgttttgaatatttattttttaattttatctcttaaaattaatttttatattaactttggtcctcatttttataattgttatttgcttttccctatcattttcttattgaaattttttatctattaaatttgatcctcattattttgattgttacttattttatttgaaataatttatgaaatgttaattattattattattttaatttcttcatcttttatttatttttattttttagattagatttttattattttgatttttatttattttatttgagataatttatgaaattatatcttttttcaatttcatcctcatttaactttttaatttgtaagatttgtttcttattattttaataaacttgagaaaataaaatattaataaattattttgcagctcataatcaaacactggaaagtattttttaacttattttttattatactatcaaataccaaaaaataatttatttttgtaaaatttatttttttaaaaaaatactttttagcaaacaaacaaattctatatatatattgttgttatAGATAGCCTGATCGATGACTTCTCAAGCATGATATAGACATACCATCCCCAATGGGCTGTGGGACTTCAATGCCACTAATAGCCCAATGACCACAACAAGAAGGGCTTCgttatagaaaatgaaaaaaggaatcaaattttggtttgaaaatgcAGAGGAGAATCACGACGAGTTTTGGCTGCTATATTTCTATACAAAAGACAAAAGGGAATGAACGCTGGAAGCAAAGCAGAGGCATGCCAAGAGACAACCATGCATAATCACATGAAATTCTCTTCGCCTCGCCTTGACATGATTTCTTAGTTGCCTGCCTAAAACTACAGGTAATAACAACATCTAATTAGCACCCAGATTCACTCCCTGTTCCTAGGCCACTGATTTCCAACGTGAGAAGGATCTATCTATAAAATAACTTTCATCACCCATCATCTAAAGCTAAATAGTAACAGGTTtgtgaaggaagaagaagaagccagtCAGTTTTGCTGGTCTCACAGGACAGCCTGTTCCTCTCTTTTCTGTCGGTTCATTTGTTAGGATAGGTAGGTGGGACAGAGACATGACACTTGGCCGTTGCCTAACAAAATTATTTGCCTGCCAGACTGCCTTATCCTCCCTCTGTTGCCAATAGAGGCAATGGCCAGCCAGCATACCTAGTGCTGGCATGGCATCAGCCATATATGACCATGACAATACCCCCTACTGTATTGATAATCTTAGTATCCCACACTGTATTCCTATTTCCTCTGTGCCCTACGGCGCACCACCACAGATACCCCCACCCCCTCTCTTCATTCAACACATCGCCATTTATTAACCACCACGCTTTTCCTGTCTTCCCAGCAGCAGAAATTCAATGCAGTACCCCACCAACAGTGATTCTTACTACACCACTGTAACTCTCTAACTCCCAGGGCTATTCTTGGCATGGGATTTCTGTCACAGTATCTAAAATCCGTATTCCAGGCAAGCTATAGCTAACTTGTACACAACATTTTGAAACACAGTGGTGACATATCTAAACAGAGCATGTACACCAAATTCCTCTGTGATTCCATGTACAAAGGTTGACCCTTCTGCACCAAACCCAACAGTACGAGAAGACCTAAAGATGTAATGCAATGTAAGCCAAGGATACAGGGCATATACAGCCACAGAGACTGAATCCCTATCACAGAGACCTAAAAATGTAGATAGATCAATATCAAACTTatctttctaatatatataatcaattcaTCAGGATTCTATAACGAGTGAACCTGCAGAAACAAGAAGAGGAGGGGCATATACAGCCACAGAGACACTGAATCACTATAGTGAGGGCACCTGTCGAAGGAAACCGAATTCTTGTTATTACacatgaaaaggaaaaaggaaagaaaataaatatccagAGTACAATACCTATATGCAAATGCTATTTTTGTGTAACTAAAAtaaggaaaagataaaaaaagaatgatctATCAGTGCCCACACCAAGGATCCCTACAAACTACTTCCTCTTAAGAATTTGTGCTTTTGGTCACTTGAGAAAATAGTACTGTGAAATCTATCCTTCAATCATGTGATTGCAGACTATGGTAATCAGAGTTTCCAAAACAGTGCTGGCTTTGGCCTTGCATCTCACAGGCTAGCTTTCAATACAACATATTTGCTTCACTATCCAAATATGGAAGAGAGGTCTTTTTTTCATGACTGTAATGTCAGCTGACCTCTGGCTGTAGCAGAGGAAAGAAAGTCCAGCTGTTGGCAGGTCTAGCTTCCTTCCCAGCAATCGTTTCATTTGCCCACCACTCAGAGCTGATAGCAGGCTTATCAGAGACTTCTCCTTTAGAGTTATCAAAGTTAAACTCTTTTATTGACCCAAGAGTGATGGATCGATGCTTTCTATAGACGTGATCCTCTTCTGTTTCTTCTGAATTTTTCTCAGGCATTTCACTGGAAGCTTCCCCGTTTTGTAAGCAACGTTCACCATTCATTGCTAACCTATCACCTCTCACTGGGTCTTCGGGCATGGTGTCCTGTGGATACTCTGGGAAAGTTCTAGTGGATGCCACTGACTTAATTTCAAGACAGCGCGCAACCTCTTCACCACTCAACTCAAAGGAGACTCTGTGGTGAACCACATTTTCTTCGGTTTTTGATCCATTTTCTGAGTTGGTAAGTGATGTAACCTCAGAAATTTGGTTCTCCAAAAGGAAACCAATTTGCGAGGCAGGCACGAAGCAATCAGGGGTCAAAGTTCCTGAGCCAAGCCTTGAACGCAGGCCGGCACCATCTGGAGTGGCAGTTCCAGAACAGAGCCTCGATAGCCCCATGCCATCTGGGGTCACCGTACCGGAACCGAGCCTGGATAATCCCATGCCATCTGGAGTCGCCGTACCGGAACCAAGCCTCGAACCTAGCCCCAAACCATCCGGTGTCAAAGATCCAGAACCCAATCTTGAACCCCATTTACGAGTACTAAAATGTTCGAAGCCCAGGAGCTTGGGAGCCTCACCCATTCGGAACTCAAGCATAGGATGTCTATCGGGGAACGGAGAAGAGGTACCTGAATTCGAGATTGCTGATCCTGGTGAGATGATTTGACCACCTGGGCTTC belongs to Populus nigra chromosome 18, ddPopNigr1.1, whole genome shotgun sequence and includes:
- the LOC133678506 gene encoding uncharacterized protein LOC133678506, with the translated sequence MRSVNNSSIETVNAAATAIVSAESRVQPSSSSVHKRRWGGCWSLYWCFGSHGSHKNSKRIGHAVLVPEPEVPGAVSSSTENQTQSTPILLPFIAPPSSPASFLQSDPPSSTQSPAGLLSLTSLSANAYSPRGPASIFAIGPYAHETQLVTPPVFSAFTTEPSTAPFTPPPESVQLTTPSSPEVPFAQLLTSSLERARRNSGPNQKFSLSHYEFQSYHLYPGSPGGQIISPGSAISNSGTSSPFPDRHPMLEFRMGEAPKLLGFEHFSTRKWGSRLGSGSLTPDGLGLGSRLGSGTATPDGMGLSRLGSGTVTPDGMGLSRLCSGTATPDGAGLRSRLGSGTLTPDCFVPASQIGFLLENQISEVTSLTNSENGSKTEENVVHHRVSFELSGEEVARCLEIKSVASTRTFPEYPQDTMPEDPVRGDRLAMNGERCLQNGEASSEMPEKNSEETEEDHVYRKHRSITLGSIKEFNFDNSKGEVSDKPAISSEWWANETIAGKEARPANSWTFFPLLQPEVS